A window from Drosophila nasuta strain 15112-1781.00 chromosome 3, ASM2355853v1, whole genome shotgun sequence encodes these proteins:
- the LOC132792649 gene encoding polyglutamylase complex subunit TTLL1 has protein sequence MFGHVRVYSGGGGGGDATVCCTPEWTPSWRIASLQPTIEQSVAIMYGRLPGAGNANTGGAGANQAHDRIKIGFCTDLDKSVLVNNFEKRGWHQVNGDDDWHFYWAGVQTCRNIFSVDSGYRMHDNQMINHFPNHYELSRKDLLVKNIKRYRKDLERDGNPLAEKTESNNSSGTRYVYLDFVPTTFVLPADYNMFVEEYRKFPLSTWIMKPCGKSQGAGIFLINKLSKLKKWSREAKGPFHPQIAKESYVISRYIDNPLLIGGKKFDLRLYVLVASFRPLKAYLFKQGFCRFCTVKYDTSVTELDNMYVHLTNVSVQKHGGEYNTLHGGKWSVQNLALYLEGTRGKEVTDRLFGAISWLIVHSLRAVAPVMASDRHCFECYGYDIIIDNALKPWLVEVNASPSLTSTTVNDRILKYKLIDNILSVVLPPDGVPDVRWNKVPSADALGNFELLIDEELAAQDEAQNSSNNSHAKSSKLNSRWK, from the coding sequence ATGTTCGGTCATGTCAGAGTGTATAGCGGTGGTGGGGGAGGTGGCGACGCTACCGTCTGCTGCACGCCCGAGTGGACGCCATCGTGGCGCATTGCCAGTCTACAGCCAACCATCGAACAGAGCGTTGCCATCATGTACGGCCGATTGCCCGGCGCTGGCAATGCGAACACCGGCGGAGCGGGCGCGAATCAAGCGCATGATCGGATCAAGATTGGCTTCTGCACGGATCTGGATAAATCGGTGCTGGTGAATAACTTTGAGAAACGTGGCTGGCATCAGGTGAATGGCGATGATGATTGGCATTTCTATTGGGCCGGCGTGCAGACGTGTCGCAACATCTTCAGTGTCGATAGCGGCTATCGCATGCATGACAATCAAATGATCAATCATTTTCCCAATCATTATGAACTCTCACGCAAGGATCTGCTAGTGAAGAACATTAAACGCTATCGCAAAGATTTGGAGCGCGATGGCAATCCGTTAGCTGAGAAAACCGAATCAAATAACTCGAGTGGCACACGTTATGTTTATCTGGATTTTGTGCCCACCACATTTGTGTTGCCAGCGGATTACAATATGTTCGTCGAAGAGTATCGCAAGTTTCCGCTGAGCACTTGGATCATGAAACCATGTGGCAAGTCCCAAGGCGCGGGCATTTTTCTCATCAACAAACTGTCCAAACTAAAGAAATGGTCACGCGAGGCCAAGGGACCATTTCATCCTCAGATCGCCAAGGAATCGTATGTCATCTCACGCTACATCGACAATCCATTGCTCATAGGTGGCAAAAAGTTTGATCTACGTTTGTATGTTTTGGTCGCATCGTTTCGTCCTTTGAAAGCTTATTTGTTCAAGCAAGGATTCTGTCGGTTTTGCACTGTTAAATATGACACGAGTGTCACGGAGTTGGACAACATGTATGTGCATCTGACCAATGTGAGTGTGCAGAAGCATGGCGGTGAATACAACACGTTGCACGGTGGCAAATGGTCGGTGCAGAATCTCGCACTCTACTTGGAGGGCACCAGGGGCAAAGAGGTCACGGATCGACTGTTTGGTGCCATCTCCTGGCTGATTGTGCACTCTTTGCGTGCTGTGGCGCCGGTGATGGCCAGCGATCGGCATTGCTTTGAGTGCTATGGGTATGATATCATTATTGATAATGCCTTGAAACCTTGGCTAGTGGAAGTGAATGCTTCGCCTTCGCTAACTTCAACTACGGTCAACGATCGTATACTTAAGtataaattgattgataaCATTTTGTCGGTGGTTCTGCCACCGGATGGTGTGCCAGATGTGCGCTGGAATAAGGTACCCAGCGCAGATGCTTTGGGCAACTTTGAGCTGCTCATCGATGAGGAGTTAGCGGCTCAGGATGAGGcgcaaaacagcagcaacaattcgCATGCCAAATCATCGAAACTCAACAGCCGCTGGAAGTGA